From a single Nicotiana tabacum cultivar K326 chromosome 8, ASM71507v2, whole genome shotgun sequence genomic region:
- the LOC107822839 gene encoding subtilisin inhibitor, whose translation MAEDSKKLPDLLKESSSSPLPILDWSNPPAGKMSWPELVGMTAEEAEKKIKEEKPELKIHIIPPNSMVTMDYRLERVRIFVDASGKVAQEPQLG comes from the exons ATGGCAGAGGATTCAAAGAAGCTCCCTGATCTTCTTAAAGAATCATCATCATCTCCATTACCCATTCTTG ATTGGAGTAACCCACCAGCTGGGAAAATGTCATGGCCAGAGTTGGTAGGTATGACAGCAGAGGAAGCAGAAAAgaagataaaggaggagaaacCAGAGCTGAAGATACATATAATTCCACCAAATTCTATGGTAACTATGGATTACCGTTTAGAACGGGTCCGTATTTTTGTGGATGCATCTGGAAAAGTTGCCCAAGAGCCTCAACTTGGCTAA